A window of the Lagopus muta isolate bLagMut1 chromosome 1, bLagMut1 primary, whole genome shotgun sequence genome harbors these coding sequences:
- the LOC125699674 gene encoding shematrin-like protein 1: MGCPMGYMGYRMGSYWVPMGYMGCPMDYMGCSMGSHWVPMGYMGCPIGYMGCPMGYMGCPIGYMGCPMGYMGCSMGSHWVPYGLYGVPYGVTLGAYGLYGVLYGVTVCALRVIRGVLWVIWGDLWVIWGPLWVICGAQWVIWGALWGHTGCLWVICGALWVIWGALWLYGVPYGYMGLYGVPYRLYGVPYGLYGVIWGALLVIWGALWGHTGCPIGYMGCPIGYMGLYAVPYRLYGVPHGLYGVPYGVTLGAYGLYGVPYRLYGVIWGYMGCPMGHTGCPMGYMGCSMGYMGCPIGYMGCPMGYMGCLWVL, translated from the exons atggggtgcCCTATGGGTTATATGGGGTACCGTATGGGGTCATACTGGGTGCCTATGGGTTATATGGGGTGCCCTATGGATTATATGGGGTGCTCTATGGGGTCACACTGGGTGCCTATGGGTTATATGGGGTGCCCTATAG GTTATATGGGGTGCCCTATGGGTTATATGGGGTGCCCTATAG GTTATATGGGGTGCCCTATGGGTTATATGGGGTgctctatggggtcacattgggtGCCCTATGGGTTATATGGGGTGCCCTATGGGGTCACACTGGGTGCCTATGGTTTATATGGGGTGCTCTATGGGGTCACAGTCTGTGCCCTACGGGTAATACGGGGTGTCCTATGGGTTATATGGGGTGATCTATGGGTTATATGGGGCCCGCTGTGGGTTATATGTGGTGCCCAGTGGGTTATATGGGGTGCTCTATGGGGTCACACTGGGTGCCTATGGGTTATATGTGGTGCCCTATGGGTTATATGGGGTGCCCTATGGTTATATGGGGTGCCCTATGGttatatggggttatatggggtgcCCTATAGGTTATATGGGGTGCCCTAtgg GttatatggggttatatggggtgcCCTATTGGTTATATGGGGTGCCCTATGGGGTCACACTGGGTGCCCTATAGGTTATATGGGGTGCCCTATAGGTTATATGGGGTTATATGCGGTGCCCTATAGGTTATATGGGGTGCCCCATGGGTTATATGGGGTGCCCTATGGGGTCACACTGGGTGCCTATGGGTTATATGGGGTGCCCTATAGGttatatggggttatatggggttatatggggtgcCCTATGGGTCACACTGGGTGCCCTATGGGTTATATGGGGTGCTCTATGGGTTATATGGGGTGCCCTATAGGTTATATGGGGTGCCCTATGGGTTACATGGGGTGCCTATGGGTTCTATGA
- the LOC125702769 gene encoding LOW QUALITY PROTEIN: uncharacterized protein LOC125702769 (The sequence of the model RefSeq protein was modified relative to this genomic sequence to represent the inferred CDS: substituted 1 base at 1 genomic stop codon), which yields MGLELYRDRALWGRSFIGLSSMGWSFIGTEFYGIGALXGLSSMGTELYRVGTQWVQSSMGLELYGWSFVGTEFYGDGAGQSSMGLELYGIGAQWGRSSVGWSSMGWSFMGSELNGVGSNSMGSQLNGVRTRWDQSSVGSELGGVGTQWGWISVGVGAQWGRNSVGSELNGVRTLWGRSSMGSELYGLRAQWGRSSMGSELNGVRTQWGWNSMGSELNGVRTLWAQSSMGSELNGVGTQWAGAP from the exons ATGGGATTGGAGCTTTATAGGGACAGAGCTCTATGGGGACGGAGCTTTATAGGACTGAGCTCTATGGGATGGAGCTTTATAGGGACTGAGTTCTATGGGATTGGAGCTTTATAGGGACTGAGCTCTATGGGGACAGAGCTTTATAGGGTGGGAACTCAATGGGTACAGAGCTCTATGGGATTGGAGCTTTATGGATGGAGCTTTGTGGGGACAGAGTTCTATGGGGACGGAGCT GGACAGAGCTCTATGGGATTGGAGCTCTATGGGATTGGAGCACAGTGGGGTCGGAGCTCTGTGGGATGGAGCTCTATGGgatggagctttatggggtcagAACTCAATGGGGTCGGATCA AACTCAATGGGGTCGCAGCTCAATGGGGTCAGAACTCGGTGGGATCAGAGCTCAGTGGGGTCAGAACTCGGTGGGGTCGGAACTCAATGGGGTTGGATCTCAGTGGGGGTCGGAGCTCAATGGGGTCGGAACTCAGTGGGGTCAGAACTCAATGGGGTCAGAACTCTATGGGGTCGGAGCTCAATGGGGTCAGAACTCTATGGGCTCAGAGCTCAATGGGGTCGGAGCTCAATGGGGTCGGAGCTCAATGGGGTCAGAACTCAATGGGGTTGGAACTCAATGGGGTCGGAGCTCAATGGGGTCAGAACTCTATGGGCTCAGAGCTCAATGGGGTCGGAGCTCAATGGGGTCGGAACTCAATGGG CGGGAGCCCCGTAG
- the LOC125699647 gene encoding uncharacterized protein LOC125699647 isoform X5 — translation MPIEQPLGCPLGCHWDSHWGAIGVSLRCHWLSLGAIGIPIGVPLGCPQGCHWGSHWGALGIPSAVSLWCPLGCYWGATGCYWGPYWDATGVPLGCYWDCHWGATGVSSIGVPLGCHWVPIGCPLGCHWDVHWGAPWDSHWHSLWGTHWDFRWAAIGVSLRCHWLSLGAIGVPIGLPLGYPLGCLWGAHWGAIGVPIGCHWGIMDRGDIGCPLGCHWVPIGVPHGIPTGIPFGAPIGISIGLPLGCHWDAIRMAIGCPLGCHWGVTGVPIVVPIEMPSRIPTRVPLGCPWGAFGVPMGAALGVPIGVPHGIPIGVPLGYPLGCLCGAHWGAIGVLLGAIGVPIGMPLGYPWGATGIAIGVPLGFQLGYPWGATGIAIGVPLGYHPLGVPLGFPLWCHWGALRGAIGVHIGCHWGIMDRGDIGCPLGCHWDVHWGAPWDSHWHSLWGTHWDVHWGAIGVSLGYDQLGSPLGCHWGIIDRGAIGVPLGCH, via the exons ATGCCCATAGAGCAGCCACTAGGATGCCCActggggtgccattgggattcccattggggtgccattggggtgtCATTGAGGTGCCATTGGCtgtcattgggtgccattgggattcccattggggtgccattggggtgccctcaggggtgccattggggttcCCATTGGGGTGCCCTTGGGATACCCTCTGCGGTGTCTTTGTG GTGCCCACTGGGGTGCTATTGGGGTGCTACTGGGTGCTATTGGGGTCCCTATTGGGATGCCACTGGGGTACCCTTGGGGTGCTACTGGGATTGCCATTGGGGTGCCACTGGGGTATCATccattggggtgccattggggtgccattgggtgcccaTTGGGTGCccattggggtgccattgggatgTCCATTGGGGTGCCCCATGGGATTCCCACTGGCATTCCCTTTGGGGCACCCATTGGGATTTCCGTTGGGCTGCCATTGGGGTGTCATTGAGGTGCCATTGGCtgtcattgggtgccattggtgTTCCCATTGGGCTGCCATTGGGATACCCTCTGGGGTGTCTTTGGGGTGCCCActggggtgccattggggttcccattgggtgccattggggtaTAATGGATAGGGGTGACATTGGGTGCccattggggtgccattgggtgcccaTTGGTGTGCCCCATGGGATTCCCACTGGCATTCCCTTTGGGGCACCCATTGGGATTTCCATTGGGCTGCCATTGGGGTGTCACTGGGATGCCATTAGGATGGCCATTGGGTGCccattggggtgccattggggtgtCACTGGGGTTCCCATTGTGGTTCCCATTGAGATGCCCAGCAGGATTCCAAccagggtgccattggggtgccCTTGGGGTGCTTTTGGGGTTCCCATGGGGGCAGCCCTTGGGGTGCCTATTGGGGTGCCCCATGGGATTCCCATTGGGGTGCCCTTGGGATACCCTCTGGGGTGTCTTTGTGGTGCCCACTGGGGTGCTATTGGGGTGCTACTGGGTGCTATTGGGGTCCCTATTGGGATGCCACTGGGGTACCCTTGGGGTGCTACTGGGATTGccattggggtgccattgggattTCAACTGGGGTACCCTTGGGGTGCTACTGGGATTGCCATTGGGGTGCCACTGGGGTATCATCCATTGGGGGTGCCATTGGGATTCCCTCTGTGGTGCCATTGGGGTGCCCTcaggggtgccattggggttcacattgggtgccattggggtaTAATGGATAGGGGTGACATTGGGTGCccattggggtgccattgggatgTCCATTGGGGTGCCCCATGGGATTCCCACTGGCATTCCCTTTGGGGCACCCATTGGGATGTccattggggtgccattggggtgtCACTGGGGTATGATCAATTGGGGTCCccattggggtgccattggggtaTAATTGATcggggtgccattggggtgccTTTGGGATGCCATTAG